A section of the Hemibagrus wyckioides isolate EC202008001 linkage group LG04, SWU_Hwy_1.0, whole genome shotgun sequence genome encodes:
- the fan1 gene encoding fanconi-associated nuclease 1 isoform X2 has translation MGPKPGRSQSKAHARSLRRLSLAKKDDQKGNTKLQKGPSITSFFKNTPPSKLACPLCGKFIPRFKINEHIDSQCQDFLEENDTQVTAASDNEKAKTSRPFSDNTPQSADEEKNASMNENNQDRKTSPYFKKNGMTRQESPKKSSLRAGDKVVSLGRLSAKLSKKVLFSSEDSKIPGPQVSIEEELILSEPSSSQKENFDENFSVKSEHQVMNSALTAQVPNENLPHVEEIKQSTTKVDSLGSDASQSTDTAASVRLMKRKKEETLAACVAPKMQKKTQLSGKRSAKSASTDPLPEDEVNKSKCKDEERTQIMALKKGSDLHQDASASSVEQGSLRHPYYLQNFLTVLGTVLENKDDRALFSEEELSSIQRFKQLSVPGQMLYVRLFQRKLKWLQVSKLDYAEISSDLSPVVQELVSSGFLQTESELTEIQDVLDLLPAPELRSLAKTFHLGGPGSSSQKQQLVEGLLLLSKQRSLFSFAPGQSKTGAVILKRAKQLAGSCVYLGREPRAMFSRVLLLFSLTDTLEEEEMASGGQGQLYTILLVNSGRLAFPAYTVQRSAQVFRNREDLIRYEAAMRTLQELITAMQSGCWEDALALYTSAKSNWQNLKQTCDLSWQEQLPVFLRCFTVGWAYTRILSRGVEILQRLRRYEDAVDELRSLLSQSVFCPDSRGRWWDRLALNLQQHLKCHEQAIHTIRDGLNDPLVRTGHRLSLHQRATRMKDSASFKKHRLLLRELPSISVQNVTHVTIRGQLFPHEGGTGKSVFLRPAAGHEDSGEGCDAMVICSVEELALAHYRELGFDQGIHGEGSTFSTLFGLLMWDIVYMNVSDVFRTSYQTCPLDLYTDCFYDNRKEAIEARAELLSEVSTETLQELLAEVWNSQEGRVCALVNWERFSCLQQAQSLVACLGGQFLSGVILKMAKDYRHSKGGLPDLVVWNTSNNSYKLVEVKGPNDRLSQKQQIWLDELQKLGADVEVCHVTAIGARGARLE, from the exons ATGGGTCCCAAACCTGGTAGAAGCCAATCCAAAGCCCATGCCAGATCCCTAAGAAGACTTTCTCTAGCAAAAAAAGATGATCAGAAGGGCAATACAAAATTGCAGAAAGGACCTTCTATTACTTCATTTTTCAAGAACACACCACCCTCAAAACTGGCCTGCCCGCTGTGTGGCAAGTTCATACCTCGTTTCAAAATCAATGAACACATTGACTCGCAGTGTCAAGACTTTCTTGAGGAAAATGACACACAGGTGACAGCAGCCAGTGACAATGAAAAGGCGAAAACATCCAGGCCCTTTTCAGATAATACCCCTCAGAGTGCAGATGAAGAGAAAAATGCTAGCATGAATGAAAATAATCAGGATAGGAAAACAAGCccatattttaaaaagaatgggatgacaagacaagaatCACCTAAGAAAAGTTCTCTTCGTGCTGGAGACAAGGTAGTCAGTCTTGGGCGGTTGTCTGCAAAACTCTCCAAAAAAGTCTTGTTTTCTTCAGAGGACTCCAAAATTCCTGGCCCCCAAGTATCTATCGAAGAAGAGCTGATCTTAAGTGAGCCAAGTAGTTCACAAAAAGAAAACTTTGATGAAAATTTCAGTGTTAAATCTGAACACCAAGTGATGAATTCAGCATTAACTGCTCAGGTACCAAATGAAAATCTACCTCATGTTGAAGAAATTAAACAGTCTACAACAAAAGTAGACTCGTTGGGTTCTGATGCTTCTCAATCAACAGACACTGCTGCTTCAGTCAGATtaatgaagaggaagaaagaagagaCTCTCGCTGCATGTGTAGCCCCAAAAATGCAGAAGAAAACACAGTTGTCAGGGAAAAGAAGTGCCAAATCTGCAAGCACTGATCCATTACCAGAGGATGAAGTCAATAAATCCAAATGCAAGGATGAAGAAAGGACCCAGATTATGGCACTGAAAAAAGGTAGTGATCTTCATCAGGATGCTAGTGCTTCCTCTGTGGAACAGGGTTCACTCAGACACCCATACTATCTTCAGAACTTCCTGACTGTTCTCGGAACAGTGCTGGAGAATAAGGATGACAGAGCACTCTTCAGCGAGGAGGAACTCTCATCTATCCAGAGGTTCAAGCAGCTGTCAG TTCCTGGACAGATGCTATATGTGCGTCTGTTTCAGAGGAAGCTGAAATGGCTACAAGTGAGCAAACTAGATTATGCTGAGATTAGTTCAGACCTCAGTCCTGTTGTGCAAGAACTTGTCTCCAGTGGCTTCCTCCAGACAG AGTCTGAACTCACAGAGATCCAAGATGTATTAGATCTTCTACCTGCTCCTGAGCTCCGAAGTCTGGCCAAGACTTTCCACCTAGGAGGTCCAGGGAGCAGTAGCCAGAAACAGCAGCTGGTGGAAGGGCTTCTCCTTTTGTCCAAACAAcgctctctcttttcttttgctCCTGGCCAAAGCAAAACTGGCGCAGTCATCCTCAAAAG GGCAAAACAGCTAGCAGGCTCCTGTGTGTATCTGGGCCGGGAACCTCGTGCTATGTTCTCTCGTGTCCTCCTACTTTTCTCTCTTACTGATActctggaggaggaggaaatggCTTCAGGGGGTCAAGGACAACTTTACACTATTCTGCTGGTCAACTCTGGACGTCTGGCTTTTCCTGCCTACACAGTTCAGCGGTCTGCCCAAGTGTTTAGAAACAGGGAAGACTTAATCAG ATACGAAGCTGCCATGCGAACCCTTCAGGAGTTAATTACGGCAATGCAGTCAGGCTGCTGGGAGGATGCTCTAGCCCTCTACACTTCTGCAAAGTCTAACTGGCAAAACTTGAAACAAACCTGTGACTTAAG TTGGCAGGAGCAGTTGCCTGTGTTCTTGCGGTGCTTCACAGTAGGCTGGGCATATACACGTATATTGTCTCGAGGAGTTGAGATACTACAGAGGCTGCGTCgctatgag GATGCAGTGGATGAGCTGCGTTCTCTGCTGTCTCAGTCAGTGTTCTGTCCAGACAGCAGAGGGCGCTGGTGGGACAGACTGGCACTCAATCTCCAGCAGCACCTAAAATGCCATGAGCAG GCTATCCATACCATCAGGGATGGACTGAATGATCCACTGGTCCGGACAGGTCACCGTTTGTCACTGCACCAGAGAGCCACCAGAATGAAGGATTCAGCGAGTTTTAAGAAGCACCGCCTGCTGCTCCGAGAACTTCCTTCTATCAGTGTGCAAAATGTTACTCAT GTAACAATTCGAGGCCAGCTTTTTCCGCATGAGGGTGGTACGGGCAAATCAGTGTTCCTCAGGCCTGCTGCTGGGCATGAAGACTCTGGAGAAGGATGCGATGCCATGGTCATATGCTCGGTAGAGGAGCTGGCTTTGGCACACTACAGAGAGCTTGGCTTCGATCAAG GTATTCATGGTGAAGGCTCTACCTTCTCTACTTTGTTTGGCCTTCTGATGTGGGACATTGTCTACATGAATGTCTCAGATGTCTTCAGAACATCATATCAG ACATGTCCTCTGGACTTGTACACTGACTGTTTCTATGACAATCGGAAAGAGGCTATCGAGGCCCGGGCTGAGCTGTTGTCTGAGGTGTCCACAGAAACACTGCAGGAGCTACTGGCTGAAGTGTGGAATTCACAGGAGGGAAGAGTCTGTGCACTCGTCAACTGGGAGCGATTCTCTTGTCTTCAGCAAGCCCAG AGCTTAGTAGCATGTCTGGGAGGACAGTTTTTAAGTGGTGTGATCCTTAAAATGGCAAAGGACTACAGGCACAGCAAAGGAGGACTTCCTGACCTGGTTGTGTGGAACACCTCAAATAACAGCTATAAG CTGGTGGAAGTAAAAGGTCCTAATGACCGTCTGTCCCAGAAACAACAGATCTGGCTAGATGAGCTACAGAAGCTGGGTGCTGATGTTGAAGTGTGTCACGTCACTGCTATTGGAGCTCGTGGAGCGCGACTGGAATAG
- the fan1 gene encoding fanconi-associated nuclease 1 isoform X1: protein MGPKPGRSQSKAHARSLRRLSLAKKDDQKGNTKLQKGPSITSFFKNTPPSKLACPLCGKFIPRFKINEHIDSQCQDFLEENDTQVTAASDNEKAKTSRPFSDNTPQSADEEKNASMNENNQDRKTSPYFKKNGMTRQESPKKSSLRAGDKVVSLGRLSAKLSKKVLFSSEDSKIPGPQVSIEEELILSEPSSSQKENFDENFSVKSEHQVMNSALTAQVPNENLPHVEEIKQSTTKVDSLGSDASQSTDTAASVRLMKRKKEETLAACVAPKMQKKTQLSGKRSAKSASTDPLPEDEVNKSKCKDEERTQIMALKKGSDLHQDASASSVEQGSLRHPYYLQNFLTVLGTVLENKDDRALFSEEELSSIQRFKQLSVPGQMLYVRLFQRKLKWLQVSKLDYAEISSDLSPVVQELVSSGFLQTESELTEIQDVLDLLPAPELRSLAKTFHLGGPGSSSQKQQLVEGLLLLSKQRSLFSFAPGQSKTGAVILKRAKQLAGSCVYLGREPRAMFSRVLLLFSLTDTLEEEEMASGGQGQLYTILLVNSGRLAFPAYTVQRSAQVFRNREDLIRYEAAMRTLQELITAMQSGCWEDALALYTSAKSNWQNLKQTCDLSWQEQLPVFLRCFTVGWAYTRILSRGVEILQRLRRYEDAVDELRSLLSQSVFCPDSRGRWWDRLALNLQQHLKCHEQAIHTIRDGLNDPLVRTGHRLSLHQRATRMKDSASFKKHRLLLRELPSISVQNVTHVTIRGQLFPHEGGTGKSVFLRPAAGHEDSGEGCDAMVICSVEELALAHYRELGFDQGIHGEGSTFSTLFGLLMWDIVYMNVSDVFRTSYQTCPLDLYTDCFYDNRKEAIEARAELLSEVSTETLQELLAEVWNSQEGRVCALVNWERFSCLQQAQSLVACLGGQFLSGVILKMAKDYRHSKGGLPDLVVWNTSNNSYKGCDKIWSSSQQHWTEVVRIHTGQDTSSSQSIIHKTPTHSLTPMGNLA from the exons ATGGGTCCCAAACCTGGTAGAAGCCAATCCAAAGCCCATGCCAGATCCCTAAGAAGACTTTCTCTAGCAAAAAAAGATGATCAGAAGGGCAATACAAAATTGCAGAAAGGACCTTCTATTACTTCATTTTTCAAGAACACACCACCCTCAAAACTGGCCTGCCCGCTGTGTGGCAAGTTCATACCTCGTTTCAAAATCAATGAACACATTGACTCGCAGTGTCAAGACTTTCTTGAGGAAAATGACACACAGGTGACAGCAGCCAGTGACAATGAAAAGGCGAAAACATCCAGGCCCTTTTCAGATAATACCCCTCAGAGTGCAGATGAAGAGAAAAATGCTAGCATGAATGAAAATAATCAGGATAGGAAAACAAGCccatattttaaaaagaatgggatgacaagacaagaatCACCTAAGAAAAGTTCTCTTCGTGCTGGAGACAAGGTAGTCAGTCTTGGGCGGTTGTCTGCAAAACTCTCCAAAAAAGTCTTGTTTTCTTCAGAGGACTCCAAAATTCCTGGCCCCCAAGTATCTATCGAAGAAGAGCTGATCTTAAGTGAGCCAAGTAGTTCACAAAAAGAAAACTTTGATGAAAATTTCAGTGTTAAATCTGAACACCAAGTGATGAATTCAGCATTAACTGCTCAGGTACCAAATGAAAATCTACCTCATGTTGAAGAAATTAAACAGTCTACAACAAAAGTAGACTCGTTGGGTTCTGATGCTTCTCAATCAACAGACACTGCTGCTTCAGTCAGATtaatgaagaggaagaaagaagagaCTCTCGCTGCATGTGTAGCCCCAAAAATGCAGAAGAAAACACAGTTGTCAGGGAAAAGAAGTGCCAAATCTGCAAGCACTGATCCATTACCAGAGGATGAAGTCAATAAATCCAAATGCAAGGATGAAGAAAGGACCCAGATTATGGCACTGAAAAAAGGTAGTGATCTTCATCAGGATGCTAGTGCTTCCTCTGTGGAACAGGGTTCACTCAGACACCCATACTATCTTCAGAACTTCCTGACTGTTCTCGGAACAGTGCTGGAGAATAAGGATGACAGAGCACTCTTCAGCGAGGAGGAACTCTCATCTATCCAGAGGTTCAAGCAGCTGTCAG TTCCTGGACAGATGCTATATGTGCGTCTGTTTCAGAGGAAGCTGAAATGGCTACAAGTGAGCAAACTAGATTATGCTGAGATTAGTTCAGACCTCAGTCCTGTTGTGCAAGAACTTGTCTCCAGTGGCTTCCTCCAGACAG AGTCTGAACTCACAGAGATCCAAGATGTATTAGATCTTCTACCTGCTCCTGAGCTCCGAAGTCTGGCCAAGACTTTCCACCTAGGAGGTCCAGGGAGCAGTAGCCAGAAACAGCAGCTGGTGGAAGGGCTTCTCCTTTTGTCCAAACAAcgctctctcttttcttttgctCCTGGCCAAAGCAAAACTGGCGCAGTCATCCTCAAAAG GGCAAAACAGCTAGCAGGCTCCTGTGTGTATCTGGGCCGGGAACCTCGTGCTATGTTCTCTCGTGTCCTCCTACTTTTCTCTCTTACTGATActctggaggaggaggaaatggCTTCAGGGGGTCAAGGACAACTTTACACTATTCTGCTGGTCAACTCTGGACGTCTGGCTTTTCCTGCCTACACAGTTCAGCGGTCTGCCCAAGTGTTTAGAAACAGGGAAGACTTAATCAG ATACGAAGCTGCCATGCGAACCCTTCAGGAGTTAATTACGGCAATGCAGTCAGGCTGCTGGGAGGATGCTCTAGCCCTCTACACTTCTGCAAAGTCTAACTGGCAAAACTTGAAACAAACCTGTGACTTAAG TTGGCAGGAGCAGTTGCCTGTGTTCTTGCGGTGCTTCACAGTAGGCTGGGCATATACACGTATATTGTCTCGAGGAGTTGAGATACTACAGAGGCTGCGTCgctatgag GATGCAGTGGATGAGCTGCGTTCTCTGCTGTCTCAGTCAGTGTTCTGTCCAGACAGCAGAGGGCGCTGGTGGGACAGACTGGCACTCAATCTCCAGCAGCACCTAAAATGCCATGAGCAG GCTATCCATACCATCAGGGATGGACTGAATGATCCACTGGTCCGGACAGGTCACCGTTTGTCACTGCACCAGAGAGCCACCAGAATGAAGGATTCAGCGAGTTTTAAGAAGCACCGCCTGCTGCTCCGAGAACTTCCTTCTATCAGTGTGCAAAATGTTACTCAT GTAACAATTCGAGGCCAGCTTTTTCCGCATGAGGGTGGTACGGGCAAATCAGTGTTCCTCAGGCCTGCTGCTGGGCATGAAGACTCTGGAGAAGGATGCGATGCCATGGTCATATGCTCGGTAGAGGAGCTGGCTTTGGCACACTACAGAGAGCTTGGCTTCGATCAAG GTATTCATGGTGAAGGCTCTACCTTCTCTACTTTGTTTGGCCTTCTGATGTGGGACATTGTCTACATGAATGTCTCAGATGTCTTCAGAACATCATATCAG ACATGTCCTCTGGACTTGTACACTGACTGTTTCTATGACAATCGGAAAGAGGCTATCGAGGCCCGGGCTGAGCTGTTGTCTGAGGTGTCCACAGAAACACTGCAGGAGCTACTGGCTGAAGTGTGGAATTCACAGGAGGGAAGAGTCTGTGCACTCGTCAACTGGGAGCGATTCTCTTGTCTTCAGCAAGCCCAG AGCTTAGTAGCATGTCTGGGAGGACAGTTTTTAAGTGGTGTGATCCTTAAAATGGCAAAGGACTACAGGCACAGCAAAGGAGGACTTCCTGACCTGGTTGTGTGGAACACCTCAAATAACAGCTATAAG